The Dehalobacter sp. DCM sequence AATTCATCCCGCAGCTCTTTCGTGATTCGAGCCAGGATCATCTGCGAATCGTTCATTTCTTGCCGCGTTCTAATCGAAATAATTTTCGAAATAACGAACGCACTGTTGTACTTCAGTACACGGTTCTTTCTTTCCTCTTCCGTTCCGGCCTTCGGCGGGCAGCCGTGGTTTTTCCCAAACATGCCGCAGGTATTGCGCGCGCATTGATCAAAAACATATTGGGAAAAGATAATATCCTTTGGCAGTATCTCGCGGTACTCATCAAAACCCAAGCGCGTAAACGCCGCAATCAGTTTTTCCTTAAGCATCATTGATGATTTTATCCTCCATTCCCATTATGAATGAAACAGTTCTTTACAGACAGTTCTGAGCTAAAATCTCTGCGATATCCTTTACAACCACGTCTTCACCCTGTTGATGGATTCGTTCCGAAAAAATCGTCCGGCAGTAAGGACATGCCGTCACCGCCACGTCAGCCTCAGTGGCCAGA is a genomic window containing:
- a CDS encoding DUF2284 domain-containing protein, with the translated sequence MMLKEKLIAAFTRLGFDEYREILPKDIIFSQYVFDQCARNTCGMFGKNHGCPPKAGTEEERKNRVLKYNSAFVISKIISIRTRQEMNDSQMILARITKELRDEFARDEVLIMGAGPCLVCEKCTALTDEPCRFPEKTQYSMEGSGIDVVTMSKELNMTYQCRKWQSRILRLGALSSI